TCTGAATATAAATACAAAAATGGCAAACAGCACAATACCAATTATAAGGTAAGGCGAGGTGCCAACTGCCTGAAGTTTTTCTGCAATTTCCGGATTTTCTTTCATAAAGTGAAGCATCTTCCCGAATTGCGAGAAAATTACAACTACCAGTAAAATAAGCAATGAAATAAGGTCGACAAGTCGTTCGGCCACCACCGTTCCTACCAGTTTGGTAAACGATATTTTCTCGTAACGGGACAGCACGCCACATCGCGATACTTCGCCCATCCGTGGGAAGGCCATATTCATTAAATATCCTACCATTACTGCCAGAAAGGTGTTGATAAAGCGGGGTTTATGTCCAATAGGTTCAATCATTAAGCCCCAGCGTAATGTGCGGCTTACGTGGCTTAATAAGCCCAGAAAAAGCGAAAGCACAACCCACCAGTAGTTTACATTGTTTTTTAAAACGGTCTTTATCCGTTCAATATCCTGATCTTTATAAATTAGCCAAAAAATAAAGGCTCCCAGGGCGAAGAAGCCAAGAAACTGTAGAATCTTAACGACTGTTTTTTTCAAAATTTAGATTTTTAAAGCTTTCTTTTTCGCGTCGGGTTTTATTTCCCTCAAAAATTACTACTTTCACCAACGCAAAAATACCCGCGGGTATTGAGCTATTCTTTGAAGGCAAAAATATAAATTTGTTTTATTAATCGAACGAAAAAGAGAATTAAGTAAAATTGACAATGGACGAAATTGAGTGTAATGAGTTACGTTCGACCCAAAAAAAATCTTGGTCAGCATTTTTTAACCGATCAGAATATTGCCCGGAAAATTGTTGACAGCCTTGGTGCCAGTGTTCCAGATGTACTGGAAATTGGACCGGGAATGGGAGTCCTTACTCAATATCTTTTACAACGCCCCGAGTTAAATGTGCATGTGGTTGAGATTGATACCGAATCGGTTGAATACCTTAAGCAGAATTATCCAACGCTAAAACATATCTGGGGAGAAGATTTTTTGAAAGCCGATATAGTCGATAGATTTTCCGGAAAGTTTACGATTATTGGCAATTTCCCGTACAACATTTCATCGCAAATTTTCTTTCGGGTACTACAGTATCGTAACCGTATACCTGAAACCGTTGGAATGATTCAGAAAGAGGTTGCCGAGCGTATTGCTGCTCCTCACGGATCGAAAATATATGGTATTTTAAGTGTTTTGCTTCAGGCTTTTTTTGATATCGAATACCTGTTTACGGTATCGGAGGGTGTGTTTAATCCACCGCCAAAAGTAAAATCGGCCGTGGTTCGGTTAAAACGAAACAAGGTTGAACATTTGCCCTGTAATGAACAGCTTTTTGTTAAAGTGGTGAAGGCGGCGTTTAATTTGCGTAGAAAAATGTTGCGTAATTCGTTAAAGGACATTTGTACCCAGTTGCCCGAAGAGTATGCAATGAAACGCCCGGAACAACTGTCGGTTGATGCCTTTATCGATCTGACTTGTAAAATCGAAGAAATTGGGGGGGAGTAAGTTATGAGTTTTGAAATTACAAAGGAAAACATTGAGCAGTTAAGGTTTTTAATTGAAGAGCAAAAGAAGGAAGAAGTTGCTGCTTTAATGGAGGATCTCCATCCGGCTGATATTGCCGAAATAATGGATGACCTGAGTATTGAAGAAGCCAAATTCATTTACCTGCTTTTAGATGGAGAAAAAGCATCGGATGTTTTAATAGAAATCGACGAAGATGATCGTCGCCGGTTTTTGAAAGTATTGCCACCAGAACTTATTGCCAGCAAGTTTATCGAGCATATGGACTCTGACGATGCCGCCGATGTTGTGGCCGAGTTGGATGAGGACGTACAGAAAGAAGTACTTAACGAGATAGAAGATATTGAACAGGCTGGTGATATTATCGATTTGCTTGAATACGATGAGGATTCGGCAGGTGGTATTATGGCTAAAGAGTTGGTAACGGTAAACGAAAACTGGAATGTGGCTACCTGTTTAAAAGAAATTAGCCGCCAGGCAGAGGAGGTAGATGAGATTTTCTATATCTACGTTATCGATGATGATGAAAAACTGAAGGGTATTCTTTCACTTAAAAAACTGATATTAAACCACACCAATACTAAAATTTCAAAAATTTACGATTCGGATATCCGTATGGTTTCTACCAATGCACGACAGGAGGAGGTTGCCGAAATGATGGACAAATACGACCTGGTGGCCATGCCTGTTGTTGACGAGATTGGCCGACTGCAAGGACGAATTACCTTTGATGATGTGATTGACTTTGTGCGTGATGAGGCAGAGAAAGACTACCAGATGGTTTCGGGTATTACCGGTGATGTGGAGCCTGGCGATAAAGTTTGGGAAGTATTGCGTGCGCGTTTTCCCTGGTTGCTTATTGGCTTGCTTGGTGGTATTTTAGGGGCGGTTGTGCTGGGAACACACGAAGAGTCGTTGGCAAAAGTTACCGAGTTGGCCTTTTTTATTCCATTAATTGCGGCGATGGCAGGTAATGTTGGAGTGCAATCGTCGTCGATTGTGGTGCAAAGTATAGCCAGCGGGGTTAAAGACCTTGAAACGCCGGCCCGAAAAATTGCAAAGGAGGTAGCTGTGGCCGTGCTAACAGCAAGTATTTTCGCCGTGCTTATTTTTGCTTATAATTTCTTTGTCTCCGGAAACATGAATCTTACTTATTCGGTTTCTATTTCTCTTTTCATAGTTATTCTGTTTGCCTCCTTGTTTGGTACCACTATTCCCTTAATTCTGAACCGGTTTAAGATTGACCCTGCGCTAGCTACAGGTCCCTTTATTACTACCATGAACGATATTCTGGGGATGATGATTTACCTGACTATTTCCGGACTGTTTTTTAATTTGGTTTAAACCGAGCTAATTGCAATAACGGGATCGAGTTTGGCTGCTGCCCGGGCTGGCATAAAGCCGGCCAAAAAACCGATGATTGTTGAAATTAGTAAACCGTTGATGATGT
Above is a genomic segment from uncultured Draconibacterium sp. containing:
- a CDS encoding lysylphosphatidylglycerol synthase transmembrane domain-containing protein, translated to MKKTVVKILQFLGFFALGAFIFWLIYKDQDIERIKTVLKNNVNYWWVVLSLFLGLLSHVSRTLRWGLMIEPIGHKPRFINTFLAVMVGYLMNMAFPRMGEVSRCGVLSRYEKISFTKLVGTVVAERLVDLISLLILLVVVIFSQFGKMLHFMKENPEIAEKLQAVGTSPYLIIGIVLFAIFVFIFRNAFKHTAFFKKIMEVVQNFKEGFISIRNIEKKGWFFFHSAFIWGMYYVMLYVVFFAFDFTSNLNPIAGLTTFVLASFGMVAPVQGGIGAWHFMAKEALSLYGVANENGIIFAFVAHSSMTGMIIIIGIISILVLPFINRRSDVTDAELQVKTVK
- the rsmA gene encoding 16S rRNA (adenine(1518)-N(6)/adenine(1519)-N(6))-dimethyltransferase RsmA, with protein sequence MSYVRPKKNLGQHFLTDQNIARKIVDSLGASVPDVLEIGPGMGVLTQYLLQRPELNVHVVEIDTESVEYLKQNYPTLKHIWGEDFLKADIVDRFSGKFTIIGNFPYNISSQIFFRVLQYRNRIPETVGMIQKEVAERIAAPHGSKIYGILSVLLQAFFDIEYLFTVSEGVFNPPPKVKSAVVRLKRNKVEHLPCNEQLFVKVVKAAFNLRRKMLRNSLKDICTQLPEEYAMKRPEQLSVDAFIDLTCKIEEIGGE
- the mgtE gene encoding magnesium transporter produces the protein MSFEITKENIEQLRFLIEEQKKEEVAALMEDLHPADIAEIMDDLSIEEAKFIYLLLDGEKASDVLIEIDEDDRRRFLKVLPPELIASKFIEHMDSDDAADVVAELDEDVQKEVLNEIEDIEQAGDIIDLLEYDEDSAGGIMAKELVTVNENWNVATCLKEISRQAEEVDEIFYIYVIDDDEKLKGILSLKKLILNHTNTKISKIYDSDIRMVSTNARQEEVAEMMDKYDLVAMPVVDEIGRLQGRITFDDVIDFVRDEAEKDYQMVSGITGDVEPGDKVWEVLRARFPWLLIGLLGGILGAVVLGTHEESLAKVTELAFFIPLIAAMAGNVGVQSSSIVVQSIASGVKDLETPARKIAKEVAVAVLTASIFAVLIFAYNFFVSGNMNLTYSVSISLFIVILFASLFGTTIPLILNRFKIDPALATGPFITTMNDILGMMIYLTISGLFFNLV